GTGCCAGGACCAGCAGGAAGAGGGCCATGATGCGGTTGGCCGGACGGTTGCCGCGCTTACTGAATACGAGCAGTAGCGCCTGGACAAGGGCATGCGCAGCACCGACCAGGTTGATGGTGCTGAGCGTTCTGAACCAGGAATCGATCGTTGCCGCGTTCACGACCCTATGTATAGTGAAAGCGATCCCTTTTGTCAACCGCGCCGTTCGCGGGCCCGCCTGTATTTTTTTGGAACCTATTCCGGGCCTGCTGCGTATATACAGGTGTGCGTCAGGCGGGATCGGGAACACTCGCGCTGAACACACCGCTGAAGCTGGCGCGCAAGCAATAAAAACAAGGAGAACTAGGTCAATGGCCAACGGAAAAAACGGTAAAAAAAAGTCACGCAAAAAAATCATTTGGATCGTAATCGGAAGCATCATTTTATTGCTTATACTTAAAACAGTCGTCTGCGGCAAAAAGGTCCCCGGCATCATGGTGCAGACCGAGAAGACCGCCAAGCGCGACATCACCCAGCTGGTATCGGCGACCGGCATCATCAACCCGGTCTACCAGGTCGTCATCACCCCGGAAGTCACCGGCGAGATCGTCGATCTGCCGGTCAAGGAAGGCGAACGGGTGAAGAAGAACCAGCTCCTGATCCGCATCAAGCCGGATTCGTATGTCGCCGCGCGCGACCGCGCCAAGGCCAACCTGGAGTCGGCCCAAGCCACCCTGGGGATGAAAAAAATAGAGAAGGATTTCATCGCGAGCAACTACAAGCGCACCCAACAGCTCTTCCGCGACGGCATTTCCAACAAGCAGGAGCTGGAACGGATGGAATCGGACCTGGCCTCGAGCATCGCCCAGTATGAAGCCCAGCAGGCCTTCGTGCAGCAGGCGCAGGCGACCCTGAAAGAGTCCAACGAAAGCCTGAACAAGACCACCATCTATTCGCCGATGGACGGCACCGTCAGCAAGCTCAACGTCGAGCTGGGCGAGCGCGTCCTGGGCAGCGGCTTCACCCAGGGCACCGACCTGATGACCGTAGCCGACCTGGGCAAGATGGAGGCCATTATCGACGTGGACGAGAACGATGTCGTGCTGGTGTCCATCGGCGACACGGCCAAGATCGAGCTCGACGCCTTCAAGAACGTCACCTACAGCGGCCAGGTCACCCAGATCGCCAA
The Candidatus Aminicenantes bacterium DNA segment above includes these coding regions:
- a CDS encoding efflux RND transporter periplasmic adaptor subunit; this translates as MANGKNGKKKSRKKIIWIVIGSIILLLILKTVVCGKKVPGIMVQTEKTAKRDITQLVSATGIINPVYQVVITPEVTGEIVDLPVKEGERVKKNQLLIRIKPDSYVAARDRAKANLESAQATLGMKKIEKDFIASNYKRTQQLFRDGISNKQELERMESDLASSIAQYEAQQAFVQQAQATLKESNESLNKTTIYSPMDGTVSKLNVELGERVLGSGFTQGTDLMTVADLGKMEAIIDVDENDVVLVSIGDTAKIELDAFKNVTYSGQVTQIANSAKTTAAGTQEEVVNFAIRIALNDFNAQVRPGMSCNADIEVETKTNVLAVPIQSVTARSEEEPGAMEQPAANGELTVGKANKKKQAKPKEVVFVVDKDTVAMKEVKIGISDNEYIEIVSGLKEGDVVVSGPYRAISGELKDKAKIMLEPKSKDGKKKN